The following proteins are co-located in the Leishmania major strain Friedlin complete genome, chromosome 30 genome:
- a CDS encoding putative 4-methyl-5(beta-hydroxyethyl)-thiazole monophosphate synthesis protein has protein sequence MHVLVVAADHSEDIELISITDVLSRAAIKVTLASVMESKSITLAHGVNVMCDALIGEVSGVEYDAVLLPGGMPGAVHLGNSEALKKILQNARAGKKLYGGICAAPAVALAPMGLLEGVDTVTCYPGFEDKLPSSVKHSTKAVVKSENCLTSRGPGTAIYFALAVVSILKSPDLAERLAKAMLVDHSNEMNDVRAIK, from the coding sequence ATGCATGTTCTTGTCGTCGCGGCTGATCACTCCGAGGACATCGAGCTGATCAGTATTACTGACGtcctctctcgcgctgccATCAAGGTAACACTCGCTTCTGTGATGGAGTCAAAGTCCATTACGCTGGCGCACGGAGTGAATGTGATGTGTGATGCTCTGATTGGAGAAGTCTCTGGAGTCGAATACGACGCGGTACTCCTTCCCGGCGGCATGCCAGGAGCCGTCCATCTCGGCAACAGCGAAGCGCTGAAGAAGATTCTGCAGAATGCTCGGGCGGGTAAAAAACTGTACGGCGGAATCTGCGCTGCTCCCGCCGTCGCCCTTGCTCCTATGGGACTGCTGGAGGGTGTGGATACCGTCACTTGCTACCCCGGCTTTGAGGATAAGCTGCCCTCTTCTGTCAAGCACTCCACGAAAGCTGTTGTGAAGTCAGAGAACTGTCTCACCAGCCGCGGCCCCGGCACCGCCATTTACTTTGCGCTCGCCGTTGTTTCGATCCTCAAGTCACCTGATCTGGCTGAGAGGCTCGCCAAGGCCATGCTTGTGGATCACAGCAACGAGATGAACGACGTGCGCGCCATCAAGTAA
- a CDS encoding putative co-chaperone, GrpE: protein MGARFDHRVLIHDILVQYSLASICTPTSTSLVCGFLFFFASEHTPKDLHERMHRQVSAHVAPLLCSHRVAQRKCCTEENTAGLSVAELKGKYEALRAELCDSKRQIQQLRSENLYAAASCENIRKATQEQSKQAHNDAVRSFARDMLDVCDALQVVTNKVVKYTQRNSSIPKSEAAVLAGVMLTEEVALKVLKRYGVTQMHTEVGATFDKEKEEKLFTAPSTPSLKEGSVAEIFKNGYDMNGSVLRRAQVGLSEDP, encoded by the coding sequence ATGGGAGCGAGATTCGACCACAGGGTACTGATTCATGACATCCTGGTGCAGTACTCGCTTGCTTCCATTTGCACTCCCACTTCCACTTCCCTCGTGTGTGgcttcctctttttttttgcttcaGAACACACCCCTAAGGACCTGCACGAGAGAATGCACAGACAAGTTAGCGCACACGTggcgcctctcctctgctcACATCGCGTAGCACAAAGGAAATGCTGCACAGAAGAAAACACCGCTGGCTTGTCTGTTGCGGAGCTCAAGGGCAAGTACGAAGCCTTGAGAGCAGAACTTTGCGACAGCAAAAGGCAGATTCAGCAACTTCGATCGGAAAATCTgtacgctgctgcttcaTGTGAAAACATTCGAAAGGCCACCCAGGAGCAATCAAAGCAGGCGCATAATGATGCAGTCAGATCTTTTGCACGCGATATGCTGGATGTTTGCGATGCCCTGCAAGTGGTCACAAACAAAGTGGTGAAGTACACGCAGAGAAATTCTTCCATACCTAAAAGCGAGGCTGCGGTCCTCGCTGGTGTGATGCTCACAGAGGAAGTTGCGCTGAAAGTTCTGAAGCGGTATGGAGTGACGCAAATGCACACCGAGGTTGGTGCCACCTTTGACaaggaaaaggaagagaagctcTTTACAGCACCATCTACACCTTCTCTTAAAGAGGGCAGTGTTGCCGAGATTTTCAAAAACGGATACGACATGAACGGGTCGGTTTTGCGACGTGCGCAAGTTGGGTTGAGTGAGGACCCCTAA